The following are encoded together in the Desulfoplanes formicivorans genome:
- a CDS encoding PHP domain-containing protein: MQGYPFLLCNGFGLFGHEPPGLVSQPKDIMAAIDLHAHSTASDGTLTPSELIKHAHDLGLQAIALTDHDTTNGLHEAMEAGRKYGVEVIPGCELSVTFQPGFMHIVGLWVPPDAPHLNRVLKGLRDKRATRNKRIVAKLNQLGIDITFQDVLDMAGNGTMGRPHFARVLMQKGVVSSIKQAFDLYLGSTGAAYIPKDKLTPQEAIAALKKEQATIVLAHPYSLKLAGEAEAAEIQRLCNLGVEGIEAYYSLHSPDQTRKYLDLCKRFNMLPSTSSDFHGTVKPDIELGIGRGNLEGPYTLLQAFKDRRKEHGLPV; encoded by the coding sequence ATGCAGGGCTATCCTTTTTTGCTCTGCAACGGGTTCGGTCTTTTTGGTCACGAACCCCCGGGACTGGTCAGCCAGCCCAAGGACATCATGGCAGCGATTGATCTTCACGCACACTCCACGGCCTCGGACGGCACACTGACGCCATCGGAACTTATCAAGCATGCCCATGATCTGGGGTTGCAAGCCATTGCCCTGACTGATCACGACACCACCAACGGCCTGCACGAGGCCATGGAAGCGGGCAGAAAATACGGGGTCGAAGTCATTCCCGGATGCGAATTAAGCGTGACCTTCCAACCCGGGTTCATGCACATCGTAGGGCTGTGGGTCCCACCGGATGCTCCGCATCTCAACAGGGTTCTCAAAGGCCTTCGGGACAAGCGGGCCACGCGTAACAAGCGGATTGTCGCCAAACTGAACCAATTGGGCATTGACATCACATTTCAGGACGTTCTGGACATGGCGGGCAACGGAACCATGGGCCGTCCCCATTTTGCCCGGGTGCTCATGCAAAAAGGGGTTGTTTCCTCCATCAAGCAGGCCTTTGACCTGTACCTTGGGTCAACCGGAGCCGCGTACATCCCCAAGGACAAACTGACGCCCCAGGAAGCCATTGCCGCCCTGAAAAAGGAACAGGCAACCATTGTTCTGGCGCACCCTTATTCATTGAAGCTTGCTGGCGAGGCCGAAGCTGCCGAAATCCAGCGCCTCTGCAATCTGGGCGTCGAAGGCATCGAGGCCTACTATTCCCTGCATTCCCCGGATCAGACCCGCAAATACCTTGACCTGTGCAAACGATTCAACATGCTGCCAAGTACGTCCTCGGATTTTCACGGTACCGTGAAACCGGACATTGAACTGGGCATCGGCAGGGGCAATCTCGAGGGCCCCTATACCTTGCTGCAGGCCTTTAAGGATCGACGGAAGGAGCACGGCCTGCCCGTCTAG
- a CDS encoding chaperone modulator CbpM, whose translation MNEKTITPRPGSTVPAQSSRVCWKEFVEATRIRPELLQEFVESDWVCVERTAQNEVLFQTKDIPRIRKAARLYRDFDLTAVGVTIIVDLLQRVEFLEKELQRIRGTR comes from the coding sequence ATGAATGAGAAAACCATAACACCTCGACCAGGGTCCACGGTCCCGGCGCAATCGTCCAGGGTTTGCTGGAAGGAGTTCGTGGAAGCAACCAGGATTCGTCCCGAATTGTTGCAGGAATTTGTGGAAAGCGATTGGGTCTGTGTTGAGAGGACCGCCCAGAATGAGGTTTTGTTCCAGACAAAGGATATCCCCCGCATCCGCAAGGCGGCCCGGTTGTACAGGGATTTTGACCTGACTGCGGTAGGAGTGACCATTATTGTTGATCTGTTGCAGCGGGTCGAATTTCTGGAAAAGGAGCTCCAACGGATCAGGGGAACACGCTAA
- a CDS encoding flagellar hook protein FlgE, with translation MGLSAALYSGTSGLKAHGESMTVIGNNIANVSTVGFKGSRLHFEDALSQATTTASGIGQIGRGVQVGTVMADFAQGSLETTTEATDLAIGGDGFFVVSPPGEDIQYYTRAGNFRFDSDGKLTDPHGYVVQGWKVQNDNNPIAATSTQTESSAAKIEGVPTDIVLDNFQSPPQATSHVDIMTNLDSQSTDHATDTTDPMFAMFRNWDGTQDEPLGDSMYAYQSTLKTYDQNGSAHNMTVYFDPVRDDTVTGAANGSQIWEYMVTVPPSDDGRVLDDGTALSTTSSAGVLMIGTLTFNPAGELVNTSAFTLPSDAATATDLSGWTPADFSSDGYPICTANFLGEEDASGTNQSNPKNIEINFGIKNTTTAWDGAPANAAAVGTDIALLPEIADSTISALSSTSYNTGSTTLFQSQDGYTAGFLQSVSVDRDGILTGSYSNGQVLELYALTLADFNDQYSLYREGGNLFSETRSSGPPLTGMANSSGKGAIASNSLEQSNVDLATEFVNMITTQKGYQANSKTITTTDEMLSTLIQMKRQFLLPFLVFKKPAFWRAFWVGMQGLDCMWWSRMLHAIIAWKWHGAHGMGVSKHGVVYNKEECHARKLYHFAHGCGRRIAGAYCSGGGSGGWVGARLQGRGHADHSGRRSGQGDGLDHAMS, from the coding sequence TCGGACAGATAGGTCGCGGCGTGCAGGTTGGCACTGTCATGGCTGATTTTGCCCAGGGTTCTCTGGAGACAACCACCGAGGCGACCGACCTGGCCATTGGCGGAGACGGTTTTTTTGTGGTCTCCCCTCCAGGTGAGGATATTCAGTACTATACACGAGCCGGTAATTTCCGCTTTGATTCCGATGGCAAGCTGACTGACCCGCATGGCTATGTGGTCCAGGGGTGGAAGGTGCAGAACGACAACAACCCCATCGCTGCGACAAGTACGCAAACGGAAAGCTCGGCCGCCAAGATCGAAGGCGTACCAACGGATATTGTTCTGGATAATTTTCAGTCTCCCCCTCAGGCAACATCCCATGTGGACATCATGACCAATCTTGATTCCCAGTCCACGGATCATGCCACAGATACGACAGATCCGATGTTCGCCATGTTTAGAAATTGGGATGGCACGCAGGATGAGCCCCTTGGCGACAGCATGTATGCCTATCAGTCGACCCTGAAAACCTACGATCAAAACGGCAGCGCCCATAACATGACGGTGTATTTTGATCCGGTCAGAGACGATACGGTTACTGGTGCGGCAAATGGTAGTCAGATCTGGGAATACATGGTGACAGTTCCTCCGTCAGATGACGGGAGAGTGCTTGATGACGGAACCGCATTGTCCACTACTTCATCTGCCGGAGTTCTCATGATAGGAACCCTGACATTCAACCCGGCCGGTGAGCTGGTCAATACATCTGCGTTCACGTTGCCCAGTGACGCGGCAACTGCCACTGATTTGTCGGGCTGGACCCCGGCTGATTTCTCCAGTGACGGTTATCCCATTTGTACTGCCAATTTTCTGGGGGAAGAAGATGCCTCGGGAACCAATCAGTCCAATCCCAAAAATATTGAAATCAATTTCGGGATAAAAAATACAACAACCGCCTGGGACGGAGCTCCTGCTAATGCCGCAGCTGTTGGGACGGATATAGCGCTGCTTCCCGAGATTGCGGACAGTACCATCTCGGCCCTTTCGTCCACCAGTTACAATACGGGTTCAACCACGCTGTTTCAGTCTCAGGACGGGTATACGGCCGGTTTTCTCCAGAGCGTTTCCGTTGACCGTGACGGCATTCTCACGGGGAGCTATTCCAATGGCCAGGTTTTGGAACTCTATGCCCTGACTCTGGCAGATTTCAATGATCAGTATTCGCTGTATCGTGAAGGAGGTAATCTTTTTTCCGAAACCCGTTCGTCCGGACCGCCGCTCACGGGCATGGCCAACTCCAGTGGTAAGGGGGCCATTGCTTCCAACTCCCTGGAACAATCCAACGTTGATCTGGCCACGGAATTTGTGAACATGATCACCACCCAGAAAGGATATCAGGCCAACAGCAAAACCATCACCACCACCGATGAAATGCTCTCTACCCTGATTCAGATGAAACGACAATTCCTTTTACCATTTCTGGTCTTCAAAAAGCCCGCCTTTTGGCGGGCTTTTTGGGTTGGCATGCAGGGCCTTGATTGCATGTGGTGGTCCCGGATGCTACATGCAATCATCGCATGGAAATGGCATGGTGCCCACGGGATGGGTGTTAGCAAACACGGTGTTGTCTATAACAAGGAGGAGTGTCATGCTCGCAAGCTTTACCATTTTGCCCATGGGTGTGGGCGAAGAATTGCGGGAGCATATTGCAGCGGTGGTGGATCTGGTGGATGGGTCGGGGCTCGATTACAAGGTCGGGGCCATGCAGACCACTCTGGAAGGAGATCAGGCCAAGGTGATGGACTTGATCATGCAATGTCATAA
- a CDS encoding AIR synthase family protein codes for MSNLVGKPSPSRLETLVQGALGAPSKQVLVGPGPGLDAAILETADGRVMAIAEDPIFPAPGLPLDIMGWFTVHIGASDVAVTGVKPEFMTYTLLLPPHCPEKDGRTIINSISHAASELGITIVGGHTGWYGAVNLPTVGGVTVWGHADRDAWISPGGARHGDMILMTKGPCIEAAALLSIVYQDRLARELSSEMLASLRRRVDQTSVVKDALVAFETGGVHAMHDATEGGVMGGLWEMSAASGIPVDVNFDIIAIPEDIAALARVLGFDPWQAISEGTLLAAVAPEAVAGVREAWSRAGIGSMVLGRFDAALEKNTLVRHGTRQILQEPEKDPFWELFFAGLET; via the coding sequence ATGAGTAATCTGGTGGGCAAACCAAGTCCTTCCCGCCTGGAAACCCTGGTGCAGGGTGCCCTGGGTGCGCCCAGCAAACAGGTTCTGGTGGGTCCTGGTCCCGGTCTGGACGCTGCCATTCTTGAAACCGCTGACGGCCGGGTCATGGCCATTGCCGAAGATCCCATTTTTCCGGCTCCGGGGCTCCCCCTGGATATCATGGGATGGTTCACCGTGCATATCGGGGCCAGTGATGTGGCCGTGACAGGAGTCAAGCCGGAATTCATGACCTACACCCTGCTGTTGCCACCCCATTGCCCGGAAAAGGATGGACGGACCATCATCAACAGTATTTCCCATGCGGCCAGTGAACTGGGCATCACCATTGTGGGCGGGCATACGGGCTGGTATGGAGCCGTGAATCTGCCCACAGTGGGTGGAGTAACGGTCTGGGGACACGCAGACAGGGATGCCTGGATTTCCCCTGGCGGAGCCAGGCACGGGGATATGATCCTCATGACCAAGGGACCGTGCATCGAGGCAGCCGCTCTGCTGTCCATTGTGTATCAGGACCGGCTTGCCCGTGAACTTTCTTCAGAGATGCTTGCCAGTTTGAGGCGCCGGGTGGACCAGACCTCTGTTGTCAAGGATGCTCTTGTGGCCTTTGAGACCGGAGGTGTACATGCCATGCATGATGCCACTGAAGGCGGGGTCATGGGAGGCCTTTGGGAAATGTCGGCCGCCTCGGGCATTCCCGTGGACGTGAACTTTGATATCATTGCAATACCCGAAGACATTGCCGCCCTTGCAAGGGTGCTGGGGTTTGATCCCTGGCAGGCCATCAGCGAGGGAACCCTGCTGGCGGCTGTTGCGCCCGAGGCGGTGGCCGGAGTTCGGGAGGCATGGTCCCGGGCGGGCATTGGCAGCATGGTGCTTGGCAGATTTGATGCCGCCTTGGAGAAAAATACCCTGGTTCGCCATGGAACCCGGCAGATTTTGCAGGAGCCGGAAAAAGATCCCTTTTGGGAGTTGTTTTTTGCCGGCCTGGAAACCTGA
- the infA gene encoding translation initiation factor IF-1, giving the protein MAKEEAIEVEGVVEEALPNAMFQVKLDSGHTILGHISGKMRKYYIRILPGDRVKVELSPYDLTRGRITYRFK; this is encoded by the coding sequence ATGGCCAAAGAAGAAGCAATCGAAGTTGAAGGCGTTGTCGAAGAAGCACTCCCCAATGCCATGTTCCAGGTGAAACTGGACAGTGGACACACCATTTTGGGACATATTTCCGGTAAAATGCGCAAATACTATATACGTATCCTCCCTGGCGACCGGGTCAAGGTGGAACTTTCCCCCTACGACCTGACCCGCGGCAGAATCACCTACCGATTCAAGTAG
- a CDS encoding peptidase U32 family protein has translation MPSSIPLPELLAPAGNREKLETAVAYGADAVYLGGTAFNLRAKAQGFSPDRLLEALDFAHAHGVKVYYCLNILAWEKHLPGVMAQLEQLGSLPVDALIIADPGIVRLAQKITPHIPIHLSTQANTSNSASAMFWKDMGVSRINLARELGASAIRAIAQSVKSELELELFVHGAMCMAISGRCLLSAHLNQRSANQGLCTHPCRFDYKTVAIRVDERTRPGEGLWEITQDEEYSRILSAQDLCLVKYLPWFIKNRITSLKIEGRMKTSAYLCQVVDAYRTALDDAASKNFRPGTYVDCLSQAATRPLSSGFFCPRRQIFFTPQSEPESIILARIIRRVNADSWIIAVKNPWDVTGPVAIMAPGLKRPVLGPDLFRVEKETGEGVTQAHPGLNYVLRSDHPDLAPHLFLQTYRANRT, from the coding sequence ATGCCTTCATCAATTCCCCTTCCCGAACTTCTGGCTCCGGCCGGCAACCGTGAAAAGCTGGAAACCGCCGTGGCCTATGGCGCCGATGCCGTCTATCTCGGAGGCACAGCATTCAACCTGCGGGCCAAGGCCCAGGGGTTTTCTCCGGACCGGTTACTCGAGGCCCTTGATTTTGCCCATGCACATGGAGTCAAGGTCTACTATTGTCTCAATATCCTGGCGTGGGAAAAACACCTGCCCGGGGTAATGGCCCAACTGGAACAACTGGGCTCCCTGCCCGTGGACGCACTGATCATTGCCGATCCCGGTATTGTCCGCCTGGCGCAAAAAATCACCCCCCACATTCCCATCCACCTGAGCACCCAGGCCAATACCTCAAACAGTGCCTCGGCCATGTTCTGGAAGGACATGGGCGTCAGCCGAATCAACCTGGCCAGGGAACTGGGTGCCTCGGCCATCCGGGCCATTGCTCAAAGCGTCAAGAGCGAGCTCGAACTGGAACTATTCGTTCACGGAGCCATGTGCATGGCCATTTCAGGACGCTGTCTGCTCAGCGCACATCTCAACCAGCGCTCCGCCAACCAGGGACTGTGCACCCATCCCTGCCGGTTCGACTACAAAACCGTGGCCATTCGGGTGGACGAACGCACACGGCCGGGAGAAGGACTCTGGGAAATCACCCAGGACGAGGAGTATTCCCGCATCCTCAGCGCCCAGGATCTTTGTCTGGTCAAATATCTACCCTGGTTCATCAAAAACAGGATCACCTCGCTGAAAATCGAAGGCCGCATGAAAACATCGGCCTATCTTTGCCAGGTGGTGGACGCCTATCGCACGGCCCTGGACGATGCGGCTTCGAAGAATTTCCGGCCGGGCACATACGTGGACTGTCTTTCGCAGGCAGCAACCCGTCCGTTGAGTTCGGGATTTTTCTGCCCGAGACGCCAGATATTCTTTACCCCGCAATCAGAACCGGAAAGTATCATTCTTGCCCGGATCATCCGGCGGGTGAACGCTGATTCCTGGATCATTGCCGTCAAGAATCCCTGGGATGTGACAGGTCCGGTGGCCATCATGGCCCCGGGACTCAAACGGCCGGTTCTTGGCCCGGATTTGTTTCGTGTGGAAAAGGAAACCGGAGAAGGGGTAACCCAGGCTCACCCGGGACTGAACTATGTACTGCGCAGCGACCATCCCGACCTTGCACCGCACCTGTTTCTGCAGACATATCGGGCAAACCGGACGTGA
- a CDS encoding thiamine-binding protein, which translates to MAAVVDLVDGSGLDYKVGAMQTTLEGDQAKVMDLIMQCHNLMMARAPRVLTSITLDDRKGAANRLEGKVADVETVLGRQVRHE; encoded by the coding sequence ATTGCAGCGGTGGTGGATCTGGTGGATGGGTCGGGGCTCGATTACAAGGTCGGGGCCATGCAGACCACTCTGGAAGGAGATCAGGCCAAGGTGATGGACTTGATCATGCAATGTCATAACCTGATGATGGCACGCGCCCCCAGAGTGCTCACCTCCATCACCCTGGACGATCGCAAGGGAGCTGCCAATCGTCTGGAGGGAAAGGTGGCTGATGTGGAAACCGTCTTGGGAAGGCAGGTCAGGCATGAGTAA
- the clpB gene encoding ATP-dependent chaperone ClpB → MDLNKFTQKSQEAISQAQNVAIRFGHQEVDVEHLLLALITQEQGLVGVLLEKAGYDPAAYAKAVEQELGRRPKVSTPTGAPGNIYVSQRVNSALLKALDLAGKMKDEYVSVEHIFLALLDEGPSTPIGKVNAQFKMDKDKILQTMTEVRGNQRVTSANPEETYDALKKYGRDLVEEARQGKLDPVIGRDGEIRRCIRILSRRTKNNPVLIGEAGVGKTAIVEGLAQRILKQDVPEGLKDKTLFALDMGSLIAGAKYRGEFEERLKAVLKEVQKSEGRIILFIDEIHTIVGAGKAEGAMDAGNLLKPMLARGELHCIGATTIDEYRKYIEKDPALERRFQPVMVDEPSVEDAVSILRGLKERFEVHHGVRISDSALVNAATLSSRYITDRQLPDKAIDLVDEAAAMIRTEIDSLPTELDEVNRKMMQLEIEREALRKETDAASKERLERLEKELAEIRERQSVLMAQWEKEKQSINGLKNLKKEIEQTRLAIDEAKRNYDLNRAAELEYGRLAQLTRQLQASEDAVVQDGEGTRLLKEEVGPDDIAQIVAKWTHIPVDKLVEGEREKLLKLGGILHQRVIGQDEAVDAVADAVLRARAGLKDPNRPIGSFMFLGPTGVGKTELSKTLARTLFDTVENMVRLDMSEYMEKHTVARLIGAPPGYVGYDEGGQLTEAVRRKPYSVVLFDEIEKAHPDVFNVLLQILDDGRLTDSHGRTVDFKNTIIIMTSNMGSTILLEGITPEGELAEGVREQVLQTLRGHFRPEFLNRVDEIVLFKPLLKDEIKKIIDLLLMGLQERLEERKIGLTLTDRARDFIATEAYDPVYGARPLHRYLQAHIETPLAKEIIGGHLLERSQVVIDSDENGLVVRSEQRDA, encoded by the coding sequence ATGGATTTAAACAAATTTACCCAGAAATCACAGGAAGCCATTTCCCAGGCACAAAACGTTGCCATTCGCTTTGGCCATCAGGAAGTGGATGTGGAGCATTTGCTCCTTGCCCTTATCACCCAGGAACAGGGCCTTGTGGGCGTGCTTTTGGAAAAGGCCGGATACGATCCTGCGGCCTATGCCAAGGCCGTGGAACAGGAGCTGGGCCGTCGCCCCAAGGTCAGCACCCCAACCGGGGCCCCGGGAAATATCTACGTGAGCCAGCGGGTCAACTCCGCCCTTTTAAAGGCCCTGGATCTGGCCGGCAAGATGAAGGACGAGTATGTCAGCGTGGAGCATATTTTTCTTGCCCTGCTGGATGAGGGACCTTCCACACCCATTGGCAAGGTCAATGCACAATTCAAGATGGACAAGGACAAAATTCTCCAGACCATGACCGAGGTACGGGGAAACCAGCGGGTGACCTCGGCCAATCCCGAGGAAACCTATGACGCCCTGAAGAAATACGGTCGGGATCTTGTGGAAGAGGCCCGGCAGGGCAAGCTTGATCCTGTCATTGGTCGGGATGGAGAAATTCGGCGATGTATCCGCATTCTTTCTCGCCGGACCAAGAACAATCCCGTGCTCATTGGTGAAGCCGGTGTGGGTAAGACCGCCATTGTCGAGGGGCTGGCCCAGCGCATTCTCAAACAGGATGTACCCGAAGGGCTCAAGGACAAGACCCTGTTTGCCCTGGATATGGGATCGCTCATTGCCGGTGCCAAGTATCGGGGAGAGTTCGAGGAACGTCTCAAAGCCGTGCTCAAGGAGGTGCAGAAATCCGAAGGACGGATCATCCTGTTCATCGACGAAATCCACACCATTGTGGGCGCGGGCAAGGCCGAAGGAGCCATGGACGCGGGCAACCTGCTCAAGCCCATGCTCGCCCGTGGTGAACTGCACTGCATCGGTGCAACCACCATAGATGAGTACCGCAAGTATATTGAGAAGGATCCGGCCCTGGAAAGACGTTTTCAGCCGGTCATGGTTGATGAGCCGTCGGTGGAGGACGCTGTTTCCATTCTGCGCGGTCTCAAGGAACGCTTTGAGGTGCATCACGGGGTGCGCATCAGTGACAGCGCCCTGGTCAACGCAGCCACCCTGTCCAGCCGATACATCACCGACCGCCAGCTTCCCGACAAGGCCATTGATCTGGTGGATGAGGCCGCAGCCATGATCCGTACGGAGATCGACTCCCTGCCCACAGAGCTGGACGAGGTCAACCGGAAGATGATGCAGTTGGAGATTGAGCGCGAAGCCCTGCGCAAGGAGACGGATGCGGCTTCCAAGGAACGCCTGGAACGGTTGGAAAAGGAGCTTGCCGAAATCCGTGAACGCCAAAGCGTGCTCATGGCCCAGTGGGAAAAGGAGAAACAAAGCATCAACGGGCTCAAGAATTTGAAAAAAGAGATCGAACAAACCCGGCTGGCCATTGATGAGGCCAAGCGCAACTACGATCTCAATCGGGCCGCCGAACTGGAGTACGGCCGTCTGGCCCAGCTGACCCGGCAGCTCCAGGCCAGTGAGGACGCCGTCGTGCAGGACGGCGAGGGCACGCGTCTGCTCAAGGAAGAGGTCGGACCCGACGATATTGCTCAGATCGTGGCCAAGTGGACGCACATTCCCGTGGACAAGCTGGTGGAGGGAGAGCGGGAAAAGCTGCTCAAGCTCGGGGGTATTTTGCACCAGCGGGTCATTGGTCAGGACGAGGCCGTGGACGCGGTGGCAGACGCGGTCCTTCGGGCCCGGGCAGGACTCAAGGATCCCAATCGTCCCATTGGCTCGTTCATGTTTCTCGGGCCCACGGGCGTGGGCAAGACCGAGTTGTCCAAGACGTTGGCCCGGACCCTGTTTGACACCGTAGAGAACATGGTTCGGCTGGACATGTCCGAATATATGGAAAAACACACCGTGGCCCGGCTTATCGGCGCTCCTCCGGGATACGTGGGATATGACGAGGGCGGCCAGCTCACTGAAGCGGTTCGGCGCAAGCCCTATAGCGTGGTTCTGTTCGACGAGATTGAAAAGGCCCATCCCGATGTGTTCAATGTCCTGCTCCAGATCCTGGACGACGGACGGTTGACCGACAGCCACGGCAGAACCGTGGATTTCAAGAACACGATCATCATCATGACCTCGAATATGGGGTCAACCATTCTGCTTGAGGGGATTACCCCGGAAGGCGAGTTGGCCGAAGGGGTCAGGGAACAGGTTCTGCAAACCCTGCGCGGGCATTTTCGACCGGAATTCCTGAACCGTGTGGATGAGATCGTCCTGTTCAAGCCGCTTCTCAAGGATGAGATCAAGAAGATCATTGATCTGCTGCTGATGGGTCTGCAGGAGCGGCTTGAAGAGCGCAAAATCGGCCTGACGCTCACGGATCGTGCCAGGGATTTCATTGCCACCGAGGCCTATGATCCGGTTTATGGTGCCAGACCTCTGCACCGGTATCTCCAGGCGCATATTGAAACACCTCTGGCCAAGGAGATCATTGGAGGGCACCTGCTTGAAAGAAGCCAGGTGGTCATAGACAGCGATGAAAACGGGTTGGTGGTCAGAAGTGAGCAGCGCGACGCCTGA
- a CDS encoding YkgJ family cysteine cluster protein, with product MHSRGNKQSQHVHQVSGRSGIRWWRQGENGSCRKFLADRWCKQASFSRRKGVPVTRKECIRCGTCCHKGGPGLHVEDKQLIESRVLEPGDLVCFRKGEFAFDQLGQRVAPLERELIKIRGKGGSWECCLYDPQAKGCRIYQNRPLECRTLMCWDTGPMEELMQRDDRLTRAHLVAEDSAMAQLIHLHEEQCGLDRVAALIREGDMQSAATRQELIDLCLYDLSFREVVVEQAGLQENIVECFLGRPLFRAVLGYDPWLGSQDFLGHFANR from the coding sequence ATGCATAGCCGCGGCAACAAGCAAAGTCAACATGTCCATCAGGTTTCCGGACGATCCGGGATACGCTGGTGGCGTCAGGGTGAAAACGGGTCTTGCAGGAAGTTTCTGGCGGACCGTTGGTGCAAACAAGCTAGCTTCTCAAGGAGAAAAGGGGTGCCTGTAACCAGAAAGGAGTGTATCAGATGTGGCACGTGCTGTCATAAGGGAGGCCCGGGGCTGCATGTGGAGGATAAACAACTTATTGAATCCAGGGTCCTTGAGCCGGGTGATCTGGTTTGTTTCCGCAAGGGCGAATTCGCCTTTGATCAGCTTGGTCAGCGGGTGGCTCCCCTTGAGCGGGAATTGATCAAGATTCGGGGCAAGGGGGGCAGCTGGGAGTGTTGTCTGTACGATCCCCAGGCAAAGGGATGTCGGATCTACCAGAATCGTCCTCTGGAGTGCCGTACGCTCATGTGCTGGGATACCGGTCCCATGGAGGAACTCATGCAACGGGACGATCGGCTGACACGGGCCCATCTTGTTGCCGAGGATTCGGCCATGGCCCAATTGATCCATCTTCACGAGGAACAATGCGGTCTGGACCGGGTAGCCGCTCTCATACGGGAAGGGGACATGCAGAGTGCTGCCACGCGTCAGGAACTCATTGATCTTTGCCTGTATGATCTCAGCTTCCGGGAAGTTGTTGTGGAGCAGGCCGGATTGCAGGAGAATATTGTGGAGTGTTTTTTGGGTCGTCCCCTTTTCAGGGCGGTTTTGGGATATGATCCCTGGTTGGGTTCGCAGGATTTTTTGGGGCATTTTGCAAACAGGTAG
- a CDS encoding DnaJ C-terminal domain-containing protein, which yields MGVEYKDYYKLLGVSKTASKEEISRAFKKLARKYHPDLNPNDPDAEKKFKEINEAHDVLKDPEKRKLYDSLGPNWKDGQNFQPPPGFENIHFGGGQGFGDSGFSDFFETIFGGGFGGFSSQGGRFSGQGPGGGFSGSPFGSGAGMPRKGRDAEVEITLSLEEAYHGGKKSISLQEQVPTSSGMPRMRTKTLEVHIPQGVKNGSKIRLSGQGNPGVGGGPAGDLYLKIRIADHPHFKVDGKTVIHELFLAPWEAVLGTKLRVPTLDGAVNMNIPAGISSGQKMRIKGKGLGSGSTKGDQMVQVVIKTPKHLSDQERALWEKIAQTSHFDPRG from the coding sequence ATGGGTGTTGAATATAAAGACTACTACAAGCTGCTCGGGGTTTCCAAGACAGCGTCCAAGGAAGAGATTTCCAGGGCTTTCAAGAAACTGGCCCGGAAATACCATCCCGACCTGAACCCCAATGATCCTGATGCGGAAAAGAAATTCAAGGAAATCAACGAAGCCCATGATGTTCTCAAGGACCCGGAAAAAAGGAAACTCTACGATTCCCTGGGGCCCAACTGGAAGGACGGGCAGAATTTTCAGCCGCCTCCGGGGTTTGAGAACATCCATTTTGGTGGCGGCCAGGGATTTGGTGATTCGGGTTTTAGTGATTTTTTCGAGACCATTTTTGGCGGCGGCTTTGGTGGATTTTCCAGCCAGGGCGGCCGGTTTTCAGGTCAGGGACCTGGAGGCGGTTTTTCGGGGAGTCCCTTTGGCTCCGGGGCGGGCATGCCCCGCAAGGGGCGCGACGCCGAGGTCGAGATTACGCTGAGTCTTGAAGAGGCCTATCACGGGGGTAAAAAGTCCATTTCCCTGCAGGAGCAGGTTCCCACCTCAAGCGGTATGCCCCGGATGCGGACCAAGACCCTGGAAGTGCATATCCCCCAGGGAGTCAAAAACGGTTCCAAAATCCGTTTGTCGGGTCAGGGCAATCCCGGCGTGGGCGGAGGACCGGCCGGAGATCTTTACCTGAAGATTCGCATTGCCGATCATCCCCATTTCAAGGTTGACGGGAAGACTGTCATCCATGAGCTGTTTCTGGCCCCCTGGGAGGCCGTGCTCGGCACCAAGCTTCGGGTGCCCACCCTGGATGGTGCCGTGAACATGAACATCCCGGCAGGCATCAGCAGTGGCCAGAAAATGCGCATCAAGGGCAAGGGCCTTGGCAGCGGTTCCACCAAGGGCGATCAGATGGTTCAGGTTGTCATCAAGACTCCCAAACATCTTTCCGACCAGGAACGAGCCCTTTGGGAGAAGATCGCCCAGACATCGCATTTTGATCCCCGAGGATGA